CACCGACGGCTACAATCTCGTGCTGCGCCGCGGACCGGTCGACAAACCGGCCAATTTCGAATCCAACAGCGGCGGCGCCAAGCTGAGCTGGAAGCCCAACGACAAACTGTCGAGCTTTTTCGACTTGAGATGCGTTTTTGCTCGGCGCGAGGTTTAGTATCTGTCGGATAGCGCATTCTCGGCCCCTAAGGCCGCACAAATACTTCTTTCAACGATTTCAGGAGGGACACATGCAACAACGCCATCTACTTAGGATCGCGACTTTCTCATTCGCCTGGCTTCTCGCCGCCTCGCCAGTGCCGGCGCAGCACGAGCGCCGCGAAAAGAGCAAAGGGCACAATCATCATCAGCGGTTCGACGATCCGGCGAAATGGTCGAAGTCGTTCGACGATCCAGCGCGCGATGCTTGGCAAAAACCAGAGGAGGTGATCCGCTCGCTCGCACTGAAGGCCGACACGCGCATCGCCGACATCGGCGCGGGCACCGGTTATTTCACGGTTCGGCTCGCTAAATCGGTGCCCGGCGGTCAGGTTTTTGCAGTGGACATCGAGCGAAAGATGGTCGAACACATAGAATCGCGCGCTAAGGAGAGCGGCCTCTTGAACGTGTGCGGCGTAGTCGCGCGCGAAACCTCGGCAAATTTGCCGGAGCCTGTCGATCTGGCGCTGCTGGTGAATTCCTACCACCACATCGATGCGCGGACGGCTTATATGCGCGATCTCGCCGCTTCATTGCGTCCCGGCGGGCGGGTCGCCATCATTGAAGCGCGGCCGGAAGCTGAACAAGGGCCGCCAAAGCACTTCCGGTTGCCAGTCGCTCGAATCGACGAAGAAATGGCAGCTGCCGGATACCGGCGCATAGCGAAGCACGATTTTCTGCCGCGGCAAAATCTTCTCGTCTACGATCGGTCGCAGCGCTAGTTCGACCAGCATCGGCAGAGCAAAAGCCTCGTATCAGTGTCTGTTATTGGGGGCTTCAACGTCGGCGCTGCACTGAGCTACGGCATCGATTTGGGCACGGAATATCGTCCCCCTTCGACGCGGAGTCTGTCGTTCAAGAAGAGCGGCTCCTGCCGATCGTCGCGCGCCGTCGGGTGATAGACGGCTCCGGAGCAATCCAGTCGTAGGAGACGGGCCATGCGAGAGTGCTGTAATAGGATAATAAGTCTAAGTAAAGGCCCTATTAATTTCCTATTAATTTTTACGGTCAATAATTGGCCCCAAGCCCAAAGTAGCGGCCGTCGTTGGCGCGCACGACGTC
The Deltaproteobacteria bacterium DNA segment above includes these coding regions:
- a CDS encoding class I SAM-dependent methyltransferase codes for the protein MQQRHLLRIATFSFAWLLAASPVPAQHERREKSKGHNHHQRFDDPAKWSKSFDDPARDAWQKPEEVIRSLALKADTRIADIGAGTGYFTVRLAKSVPGGQVFAVDIERKMVEHIESRAKESGLLNVCGVVARETSANLPEPVDLALLVNSYHHIDARTAYMRDLAASLRPGGRVAIIEARPEAEQGPPKHFRLPVARIDEEMAAAGYRRIAKHDFLPRQNLLVYDRSQR